One window from the genome of Spiractinospora alimapuensis encodes:
- a CDS encoding peroxiredoxin, whose amino-acid sequence MSSGTPIEIGQKAPDFELANQHGEKVRLSDFQGKHNVVVVFYPLAFSGVCGNELCELRDGIAEFENDKVRLLTISVDSVHAHRAWADQEKLEYPLLSDFWPHGAVAQSYGVFDEERGVAVRGTFLIDTTGVVQWKVVNPLSEARSLEDYRKAIEAL is encoded by the coding sequence ATGAGCAGCGGGACGCCGATCGAGATCGGCCAGAAGGCCCCCGACTTCGAGCTGGCCAACCAACACGGCGAGAAGGTGCGCCTGTCCGACTTCCAGGGCAAGCACAACGTCGTCGTGGTCTTCTACCCCCTCGCGTTCTCCGGCGTCTGCGGTAACGAGCTGTGCGAACTCCGTGACGGCATCGCGGAGTTCGAGAACGACAAGGTGCGGCTGCTGACCATCTCCGTCGACTCCGTACACGCCCACCGCGCCTGGGCCGACCAGGAGAAGCTGGAGTACCCCCTCCTCAGCGACTTCTGGCCCCACGGCGCGGTGGCGCAGTCCTACGGAGTCTTCGACGAAGAACGAGGCGTCGCCGTGCGCGGCACCTTCCTCATCGACACCACCGGCGTCGTCCAGTGGAAGGTCGTCAACCCCCTCTCCGAGGCCCGCAGCCTCGAGGACTACCGCAAGGCGATCGAAGCCCTGTAA
- a CDS encoding long-chain fatty acid--CoA ligase, translating to MRGTMQDAPLSLSDLVRYGTTVHGGAQLVTWTGDEPRRFTFARAGARAAQLAHALRELGVTGDQRVATLQWNNQEHFEAYLAVPAMGAVLHTINIRLPADQIVFIANHAEDQVLIVDATLLPLVVPILGKLRTVRHLIVCGGDPGEASEVPGVAVHRYEDLIAGRPEEFDWVRGDEHDAAALCYTSGTTGDPKGVAYSHRSIWMHSMQVCMTDGLAIRQSDNVLAIVPMFHVLSWGLPYAALMVGASLLLPDRFLQPAPLVEMIATERPTATAAIPSIWQGVLAELETNPRDVSSLRQVIVGGSACPPALMEASERRHGVPIVHAWGMTETSPLGSVARAPGGVSAEEAWDYRVSQGRLAASVQARLVDDAGDVVPWDGVSVGELEVRGPWIAGSYFGVEAPDRFDDGWLRTGDVGRITEDGFLTLTDRSKDLVKSGGEWISSVELENLVMAHPDVAEAAVIAVPDARWHERPLVTVVVRPEASVDAAELRAFLADRVARWQLPEYWAFVDAVPKTSVGKFDKKRIRAQHREGTLAVEEVR from the coding sequence ATGCGCGGCACGATGCAGGACGCCCCCCTCTCCCTCAGCGACCTCGTCCGCTACGGCACTACGGTGCACGGCGGCGCCCAACTGGTGACCTGGACCGGAGACGAACCCCGCCGGTTCACCTTCGCGCGGGCGGGTGCGCGCGCGGCCCAGTTGGCCCACGCGCTCCGCGAGCTCGGTGTGACCGGTGACCAGCGCGTGGCCACCCTGCAGTGGAACAACCAGGAACACTTCGAGGCCTACCTCGCGGTGCCGGCCATGGGCGCGGTGCTGCACACGATCAACATCCGCCTTCCCGCCGACCAGATCGTCTTCATCGCCAACCACGCGGAGGACCAGGTCCTGATCGTCGACGCCACGCTGCTTCCCTTGGTGGTGCCGATCCTGGGCAAGCTCCGCACCGTTCGTCACCTGATCGTGTGCGGCGGTGACCCGGGTGAGGCGTCGGAGGTCCCGGGGGTCGCCGTGCATCGCTACGAGGACCTCATCGCGGGTCGACCCGAGGAGTTCGACTGGGTTCGTGGCGACGAGCACGACGCCGCCGCCCTGTGCTACACCTCCGGCACGACCGGTGACCCCAAGGGTGTGGCGTACAGCCACCGGTCCATCTGGATGCACTCGATGCAGGTGTGTATGACCGACGGCCTGGCCATCCGCCAGAGCGACAACGTCCTCGCGATCGTGCCGATGTTCCACGTCCTGTCCTGGGGCCTGCCCTACGCGGCCCTGATGGTGGGCGCCTCCCTACTGCTCCCGGATCGGTTCCTGCAGCCGGCGCCGCTGGTGGAGATGATCGCGACCGAACGCCCGACGGCGACCGCCGCGATCCCCAGCATCTGGCAGGGGGTCCTCGCGGAGCTGGAGACGAACCCCCGAGACGTCTCCTCGCTGCGGCAGGTGATCGTGGGGGGATCGGCGTGCCCGCCCGCCCTGATGGAGGCCTCCGAGCGGCGCCACGGCGTGCCGATCGTGCACGCCTGGGGGATGACGGAGACCTCTCCGCTGGGAAGCGTCGCCCGGGCGCCCGGGGGCGTGTCGGCCGAGGAGGCGTGGGACTACCGGGTGAGCCAGGGCCGGTTGGCGGCGTCGGTCCAGGCACGACTGGTCGACGACGCGGGGGACGTCGTCCCGTGGGACGGGGTGAGCGTCGGGGAGTTGGAGGTCCGGGGGCCGTGGATCGCCGGATCCTACTTCGGTGTCGAGGCTCCCGACCGGTTCGACGACGGGTGGCTGCGGACCGGGGACGTCGGCCGGATCACCGAGGACGGCTTCCTGACCCTGACCGACCGCTCCAAGGACCTTGTCAAGTCGGGCGGCGAGTGGATCTCCTCCGTGGAGCTGGAGAACCTGGTCATGGCGCACCCGGATGTGGCCGAGGCCGCGGTGATCGCCGTCCCCGACGCCAGGTGGCACGAGCGTCCGCTGGTCACCGTTGTGGTTCGCCCGGAGGCGTCGGTGGACGCGGCGGAGCTGCGTGCCTTCCTCGCCGACCGGGTCGCGCGGTGGCAGCTTCCCGAGTACTGGGCCTTCGTCGACGCGGTGCCGAAGACCAGTGTGGGCAAGTTCGACAAGAAGCGCA
- the arsB gene encoding ACR3 family arsenite efflux transporter — protein sequence MVRSQEASPAGAGSVAAKMSVLDRFLAVWILLAMAVGLGLGRVVPGLDEFLASLEVGGISLPIAVGLLVMMYPVLAKVRYDRLDTVTRDRRLLVSSLVINWLVGPAVMFALAWIFLADLPEYRTGLIIVGLARCIAMVIIWNDLACGNREAAAVLVALNSVFQVLVFGLLGWFYLDLLPGWLGLDTGGLEVSPWLIAVNVVVFLGIPLVAGFLTRHVGERRLGRERYESGFLPRIGPWALYGLLFTIVLLFALQGETITSQPLDVVRIAVPLLAYFVIMWFGTFAFGKAARMSYDRTTTLAFTAAGNNFELAIAVAIATFGVTSGQALAGVVGPLIEVPVLVALVYVSLAWRKRFAPARR from the coding sequence ATGGTGCGCTCGCAGGAGGCGTCCCCCGCTGGTGCCGGGTCGGTCGCCGCGAAGATGTCGGTGCTCGACCGATTCCTGGCGGTGTGGATCCTGCTCGCCATGGCGGTCGGTCTGGGACTGGGTCGGGTGGTCCCGGGTTTGGACGAGTTTCTGGCCTCGTTGGAGGTCGGTGGTATCTCGCTGCCCATCGCCGTTGGCCTGTTGGTGATGATGTACCCGGTCCTGGCCAAGGTCCGCTACGACCGTTTGGACACCGTCACCCGCGACCGCCGGCTGCTGGTTTCCTCTCTGGTCATCAACTGGCTCGTGGGGCCCGCCGTCATGTTCGCGCTGGCGTGGATCTTCCTCGCCGATCTCCCCGAGTACCGAACCGGCCTGATCATCGTTGGCCTGGCGCGGTGCATCGCCATGGTCATCATCTGGAACGACCTCGCGTGCGGGAACCGCGAGGCGGCCGCGGTGCTGGTCGCGCTGAACTCGGTCTTCCAGGTGCTCGTGTTCGGACTCCTCGGGTGGTTCTATCTGGACCTGTTGCCCGGCTGGTTGGGCCTGGACACCGGGGGGCTGGAGGTGTCGCCCTGGCTGATTGCGGTCAACGTGGTGGTGTTCCTCGGCATCCCGCTGGTCGCCGGCTTCCTGACCCGCCACGTCGGCGAGCGCAGGCTGGGGCGCGAGCGCTACGAGTCCGGATTCCTGCCACGGATCGGCCCGTGGGCCCTGTACGGGCTGTTGTTCACCATTGTCCTGCTGTTCGCCCTGCAGGGCGAGACGATCACGAGCCAGCCCCTGGACGTGGTCCGCATCGCCGTCCCGTTGCTGGCCTACTTCGTGATCATGTGGTTCGGTACATTCGCCTTCGGTAAGGCCGCCAGGATGAGCTACGACCGGACGACCACGCTGGCCTTCACCGCGGCGGGCAACAACTTCGAGTTGGCCATCGCGGTGGCGATCGCGACCTTCGGTGTCACCTCGGGGCAGGCGCTGGCCGGCGTGGTCGGCCCGCTGATCGAGGTTCCCGTGCTGGTCGCCCTCGTCTACGTCTCGTTGGCCTGGCGCAAGCGATTCGCGCCCGCACGGCGCTGA
- a CDS encoding ArsR/SmtB family transcription factor, whose protein sequence is MSVNADLLKVLSDPLRLRIVGLLARETLCTTHLVAETGASQTNLSNHLRMLRDAGVVETEPCGRFTYYRLCPEVLDGVSRQLAALAETARTVGAGENRRAC, encoded by the coding sequence ATGTCAGTGAATGCTGATTTGTTGAAGGTGTTGTCCGACCCCTTGCGCCTGCGGATCGTGGGTTTGCTCGCGCGCGAGACGTTGTGTACTACGCATCTGGTGGCGGAGACGGGTGCGAGTCAGACGAACCTGTCCAACCACCTGCGCATGCTGCGGGACGCGGGTGTGGTGGAGACCGAGCCGTGTGGGCGGTTCACGTACTACCGCCTGTGTCCCGAGGTTCTGGACGGGGTGTCGCGGCAGTTGGCGGCGTTGGCTGAGACTGCGCGCACCGTGGGTGCCGGGGAGAACAGGCGGGCGTGCTGA
- a CDS encoding DUF7800 domain-containing protein: protein MSVELRAGPVLRRVSASTATVWVETSSPGTVTVAAGHEGGPEVRADARTFTVHGHHFALVDVEGLSPGSALPYRVSVDGVSVWPLPGGDAPPSLLRTLDPATPTRVLFGSCLTTAAHTVEADAVHGPDMLLAYARRLARRRRDHGGAVPDEPSVMLLLGDQVYADELQADMAAELRARRIEAASGRSSAIHAPADEVVSFDEYAELYRRAWTAPDVRWLLSTVPTLMMFDDHDIRDDWNTSGAWRRKIAASPWWRDRITSGIGAYWVYQHLGNLTARDRAADPAVAAVLGPSNDVTLDVAASDSPGPTDPASDTATPDEATPADAGPALDEFAWRADQSPESYLWSFRLDLGGTRVLMVDTRCSRRVADDSDRDMLGTRGSAWIDENLTGDVDHVVVACSLPFLLPRGVHNLEAWSEAVCAGRWGAAMRGIGERLRQAVDLEHWAAFQQSFTHVTNAVLETGSGRRGAAPASVLFLGGDVHFSYLARARTGTDTPGGDTTVAQLVCSPIRNRLPRPLRIMTRIAASGLAAAGTRVLTALARVPSPALRWRLDDGPDYRNSLATLELDGRRASVVWENAEVPTDGSAKSPQVRESTRRVLTS from the coding sequence GTGAGTGTCGAGTTGCGCGCCGGCCCGGTGCTGCGCCGTGTCAGCGCGTCCACCGCGACGGTGTGGGTCGAGACCAGCTCGCCGGGCACTGTCACCGTCGCCGCGGGACACGAGGGCGGACCTGAGGTCCGGGCGGACGCTCGGACGTTCACCGTGCACGGGCATCACTTCGCGCTCGTCGATGTGGAGGGGTTGTCGCCGGGGAGCGCGCTGCCCTACCGCGTTTCCGTGGACGGTGTGAGTGTCTGGCCCCTGCCCGGCGGCGACGCACCGCCCAGCCTTCTGCGCACTCTGGACCCGGCGACGCCGACGCGCGTCCTGTTCGGGTCCTGCCTGACGACAGCGGCCCACACGGTGGAGGCGGACGCCGTGCACGGCCCGGACATGCTCCTCGCCTACGCCCGGCGTCTGGCGCGGCGTCGACGGGACCACGGTGGGGCCGTGCCCGACGAGCCGTCGGTGATGCTCCTTCTCGGCGACCAGGTCTATGCCGACGAACTCCAGGCGGACATGGCGGCCGAACTGCGGGCCCGACGCATCGAGGCCGCCTCCGGGCGTTCCAGCGCCATACACGCGCCCGCGGACGAGGTCGTGTCCTTCGACGAGTACGCCGAGCTGTACCGCCGTGCGTGGACCGCGCCGGACGTGCGGTGGCTGTTGTCCACCGTGCCCACGCTGATGATGTTCGACGACCACGACATCCGCGACGACTGGAACACCTCCGGCGCCTGGCGTCGGAAGATCGCGGCCTCTCCATGGTGGCGGGATCGGATCACCTCGGGGATCGGGGCCTACTGGGTGTACCAGCACCTGGGCAACCTGACCGCACGGGACCGCGCCGCGGACCCCGCGGTGGCGGCGGTCCTCGGCCCCTCAAACGACGTGACCCTCGACGTCGCCGCCAGCGACTCCCCCGGGCCCACCGACCCGGCGTCAGACACCGCCACGCCCGACGAGGCCACCCCGGCGGACGCCGGGCCGGCCCTGGACGAGTTCGCGTGGCGGGCGGACCAGTCGCCGGAGAGCTACCTCTGGAGTTTCCGCCTGGACCTCGGCGGCACGCGGGTACTGATGGTCGACACCCGCTGCTCACGACGGGTGGCGGACGACTCCGACCGCGACATGCTGGGGACGCGGGGCTCGGCCTGGATCGACGAGAACCTCACCGGCGACGTCGACCACGTCGTCGTCGCCTGCTCGCTGCCGTTCCTCCTCCCCCGTGGGGTGCACAACCTCGAGGCGTGGAGTGAGGCCGTGTGCGCGGGCCGGTGGGGGGCAGCCATGCGCGGGATCGGGGAACGACTGCGCCAGGCGGTGGACCTGGAGCACTGGGCGGCGTTCCAACAGTCGTTCACGCACGTGACCAACGCCGTCCTGGAGACGGGGAGCGGCCGCCGGGGTGCCGCCCCGGCCAGCGTCCTGTTCCTCGGCGGGGACGTGCACTTCTCCTACCTCGCGCGGGCGCGCACCGGGACTGACACGCCCGGCGGGGACACCACGGTGGCCCAACTGGTGTGCTCCCCCATCCGCAATCGGCTTCCCCGCCCCCTGCGGATCATGACCCGGATCGCCGCGAGTGGCCTGGCGGCGGCCGGCACCCGAGTGCTGACCGCCCTGGCCCGCGTCCCCTCCCCCGCTCTACGGTGGCGGTTGGACGACGGCCCCGACTACCGCAACAGCCTCGCCACTCTGGAGCTGGACGGACGCCGGGCGAGCGTGGTGTGGGAAAACGCCGAGGTACCAACCGACGGATCCGCCAAGTCTCCCCAGGTCAGGGAGTCGACACGCCGGGTGCTGACCTCATAG
- a CDS encoding arsenate reductase ArsC, whose product MTYTATPSVLFVCVHNAGRSQMAAAWLHHLSEGQVEVRSAGSTPAEELNPAVVAAMAEVGIDLTDQHPKILTTDAVRASDVCVTMGCGDTCPVFPGKRYLDWDLPDPAGHHIEAIRPIRDEIRDRVTQLLGELLPNPH is encoded by the coding sequence GTGACCTACACCGCCACACCATCCGTCCTATTCGTCTGCGTCCACAACGCCGGACGCTCCCAAATGGCCGCCGCGTGGTTACACCACCTGTCCGAGGGACAGGTCGAGGTCCGCTCCGCCGGCTCGACACCCGCCGAGGAACTCAACCCGGCCGTCGTGGCCGCCATGGCCGAGGTCGGCATCGACCTCACCGACCAGCACCCCAAGATCCTGACAACGGACGCGGTCCGTGCCTCCGACGTCTGCGTCACCATGGGATGCGGCGACACCTGCCCCGTCTTCCCCGGCAAGCGCTACCTCGACTGGGACCTCCCCGACCCCGCCGGACACCACATCGAAGCCATCCGCCCCATCCGCGACGAGATCCGCGACCGCGTCACACAACTCCTGGGAGAACTTCTCCCGAACCCCCACTGA
- a CDS encoding DUF3052 domain-containing protein: MSSTAGQARSENSLADQLGFKPGQVVQEIAFDDDVDEELRASIVKSTGNELVDEDYGDVVDVVLLWWRSDEEDDLADALMDALTMVEGGGAIWVLTPKPGREGHVAPSDVTEAAGTAGLSQTSAVNAGQDWSGTRLIVPKSKR, from the coding sequence GTGAGCTCGACCGCGGGTCAGGCGCGCAGTGAGAACAGCCTGGCCGATCAGCTCGGTTTCAAACCGGGTCAGGTGGTGCAGGAGATCGCGTTCGACGATGACGTGGACGAGGAGCTTCGCGCGTCGATCGTGAAGAGCACCGGGAATGAGCTCGTCGACGAGGACTATGGGGACGTCGTCGACGTCGTGTTGCTCTGGTGGCGTAGCGATGAGGAGGATGACCTCGCCGACGCACTGATGGACGCGTTGACCATGGTCGAGGGCGGGGGAGCGATCTGGGTCCTGACGCCCAAACCGGGGCGGGAGGGCCACGTCGCGCCGAGCGACGTCACCGAGGCGGCGGGAACCGCCGGCCTGTCCCAGACCTCCGCGGTGAACGCCGGTCAGGACTGGTCAGGGACCCGGCTCATCGTGCCCAAGTCCAAGCGTTAG
- a CDS encoding YjbQ family protein: MRTTLLDISTGGDDTVVDITHLCAQFAAEAGGDGLLHVFVPHATAGIAIIEIGAGSDDDLLAALGDLLPADDRWRHRHGSPGHGRSHVLPALVPPYATIPVIAGQLALGTWQSVSIVDINVDNPHRNVRLSFLTSAG; this comes from the coding sequence ATGCGCACGACACTGTTGGACATATCCACCGGAGGCGACGACACGGTCGTCGACATCACCCACCTCTGTGCCCAGTTCGCCGCGGAGGCGGGTGGGGACGGACTGCTCCACGTCTTCGTCCCCCACGCCACCGCCGGTATCGCCATCATCGAGATCGGCGCCGGATCCGACGACGACCTGCTCGCCGCCCTGGGCGACCTTCTTCCAGCCGACGACCGATGGCGACACCGCCACGGATCACCGGGCCACGGACGAAGCCACGTGCTGCCCGCGCTCGTCCCGCCATATGCCACGATTCCGGTGATCGCGGGACAGTTGGCCCTGGGCACATGGCAAAGTGTTTCCATCGTCGACATCAATGTCGACAACCCGCACCGAAACGTGCGTCTGTCGTTCTTGACCAGCGCCGGTTAA